The genomic region TTATCAGGCATATAAGCATGAGACTCCCCTCTTCATGGTCTTTCTCTATTTGTGAAGGTTTTCATTCTGACAACtgtcacagattttttttattgtggtaaaatatttaacagaatatttatcattttcaccattaagtgtaaaattcagtggcattaaatacattcacaccaggcacagtggctcacaccctcacacctgtaatcccagcactttgggaggccaaggcgggagaattacttgagcccaattgttcaagaccagcctgggcaacatagcgatacccccatctctaccaaaaaaaaatacaagaaaaatcagccaggcgtggtggcatgcacctgtagtcccaactgctcaggagactgaggtgggagaatcacttgagcacgggaggtcgaagctgcagcgagctaggattgcaccactgcagtccagcctgggcaacagagtaagaccttgtcacagaaaaagaaaagaaaagaaaagaaaattcacaatGCTGTATACTTGTCATCACTCTCTGTATCCAAAACTTTTCTATCATCCCCGACACAAACTCTGTCCTCATTCAACAATTACCCCCTCTCTCCAGGTAACCTCTATTCTATTTTCCGTCTCTCAGAATCTGCCCATCCCAGGTACCTCATACAACATTGTCCTtgtgtgtctgacttctttcactgagcacAGTGTTTTCCAGGTCCATCGGTGTTGTGGTCTGTGTTGGAATTTTCTTCCTGGGACAAAACAAGGCCTGTCTGGACTCCAGGGCTGCCCCCGATCCCCCACACCCACCTGCCTCTCCCCTCCGCAGGCCTCGGCGCTTCTGTCTGTAGGTAGGGGAGGCCTGGGCGGCCTGCTGGGCTGGTCACCTGCCACCTTGCCGTCAGCGCCTTCCCTCGCGTTAAGTTCAGCCGGAAAACCGAAACCTCTGAACGCTGCAACAGGGACTCTCCCACAGGGAACGGGTTACAGAGACGATGGTGGAGGCAGAGGCCGTACCGGATGGGGAGGACGCTCCGAGAAAGAAATCGCAGCTGCAAAGAGCCACTGCCACCTGTAAGCTGGAGGGGCTGGTAGGGTTGCTGTAGCCCGGGGCCTGCGTCACTCCGCAAAGCCGGAGGCACAGGGGCCTGTCCCGGGGCGCTCTCCGACTGGGGCCTCCCGTTGGCCAATAGGAACTCACCGGACGGGAGCCTGGGAAAGGCTCCGCAGGGTCAGCTCCGGGACAGACAGAACAGAGCTGCAGAGGACGGGGCTTGGATCGGAAAGCAAAGAACGCCTGCCCCCGCCCGACACACCCTCCCTCCCTGGTCGGCTCCTACCAGGCAGCCCCCACTGTGGCTCCAGCCCTGGCTTCTCGGACCCAGCTTCCTTCTGTCCCGCTGGCCTAGGGCGGAGCGCCTCCAGCTGTGGCCAGTGCCTCACCTGGCCTTTCTGCATCTCGGCTCATCCGTCCTCTGTGTAAGCAACGCCTGTATCCCATCCCTTCTGTCTGAAATGTCTCGGTGGTCTCCCTCTTCCAGACTGGCCCCCAGTGAGACGCCAGTGGTGCTGTCGTTTACAGAGTGGCCACAGTGCTACCATGAGACGTTAGTGGATGGCTGAGTCATGAACCAGAAAGGAGGGCAGAAAGAGGTGAGATGGGGCCCCAAGGCAGGGCCACTCCGTGGTAAGTGCAGGATCTCAAGGCAGACCCTGAGCTTAACAGAGACGTTGAGTGGTCACAATCAGGCCTCCAGCTCAGCCAATGGTCGGGCTCCATGTGGCACTGGGCCACAGAAATCAGCCTCCACTGAGGGTCTCCTGTGTGCCCAGCCGTATTTCCACATCAACCCCATCTCAGTTTGCAGGGCTCGCCGTAACACAGGACTACAGACTgtgtggtttaaacaacagagattGTTGTCAAGGTGTGAGTGGGGCTGGTTTCTCCCGCAGCCTCTCCCGaggcttgtagatggctgccttcttgctctgGGCTTACATGGCCCTCCCTCtgtttgtgtctgtgtccaaatttcctcttcctaTGAAGACAACGattatattggattagggtccaccctaatgacctcatttttacttaattacctcttttcccccccccccccacccccggaagagggagtttcactttgtgggccaggctggggtgcagtggtgcgatctcggctcactgcaacccctgcctcctggtttccagcaattctcctgccccagcctcctgggtagctaggattacagatgtgcaccaccacgcccggctactttttgtatttttcatagagatagggtttcaccatgttggccaggctggtctcaaactcctgacctcaagtaatctgccctcctcgacttcccaaagtgctgggattacaggtgtgaaccattgtgccTAGCCACTTAATTACCCCTTTAAAGgccttatttccaaatacagtaacATTcggaggtactgggggttagaatCTCAACATAATGATTTGGAGGGGTCATCATTCAGCCCATGGCACCCCCCAGTTTCACAAAGTGGGCATTATCGGCCCTgttttccaaatgaggaaactgaggcccagacggTGGCTCGCTCAAGGCCACCCAGAACTGGGTCTCCTCAGGTCCAgggctccccactccccacaccaTGAGCAGGGCTGCTGCTCCACCTGCCAGCCCAGGGAATCTTCTGTCACTCTCTGTGACTGCCGCAGACCCTGGGAAATGGATTTcaatccctcccttcctttcgCTCTGCTGTGTGTAATAAGATGATGACCCACCATTTATTGGCTCTTTCCTACATGTGAGGCTCTTCTGCTAGCATTTCTTATGCATTCCATATGCACACAGGATACGGCTCCTCTGGCTCTGCTCAAGCCTCCTCAGAGACACCC from Macaca thibetana thibetana isolate TM-01 chromosome 10, ASM2454274v1, whole genome shotgun sequence harbors:
- the LOC126964097 gene encoding uncharacterized protein LOC126964097, yielding MVWGVGSPGPEETQFWHCGHSVNDSTTGVSLGASLEEGDHRDISDRRDGIQALLTQRTDEPRCRKARLPSGEFLLANGRPQSESAPGQAPVPPALRSDAGPGLQQPYQPLQLTGGSGSLQLRFLSRSVLPIRYGLCLHHRLCNPFPVGESLLQRSEVSVFRLNLTRGKALTARWQVTSPAGRPGLPYLQTEAPRPAEGRGRWVWGIGGSPGVQTGLVLSQEENSNTDHNTDGPGKHCAQ